The sequence GCAACTTAGGCTGTGGGAGTCTGTGCCATGGTGAGGACTATTAATCATTGTGCCACTGCTTCCTGGACCCTGAGAGCTGCAGGCCTGCTCCCCAGATCTGAATTGTAGGCACCTCCAGGAGAGTAGTCTTAGGAGCAAGCATTGCCCAGGTGACTACGTCAGACCCAGCATCCACCCTGAAATGCACACCTCTCCAGAATTCAGACAAGTGGACTTCTGATCCCCCTCTGCAGCAGGTGCTGACTACTGGGCACTCATAAGAATGGGACAACCCCATAGGCTGCCTTGGCCAGAACTAGTTTACTTACCTCAGTCCAGGTTGACCTTGCAGAGTCCCAGGGTCCGTTTTAGAGCCATAGTCCACTGTATTTGCATACGGGACTTCAGCTTATGTCCTGATCAGAAGACCTTGGGAAATTCCATGTAAGTCATCCTCTCAACTTGTCCCAGCTTTGGCCATGGCCATCCGATGAGGAAATTCCCaaccccctctcctccctcaccacATTTGCCCTCACAATGGAAAAagctgccacacacacacacacacacacacactctctcactctctctctcactctcactctctctctctctctctctctctctctctctctctctctctccctctccctctccctctccctctccctctctctctctctctctctctctctctccctctccctctctctccctctctctccctctctctccctctccctctccctctctgtctctctctctccccctttatTGGCTGTGGGTgagttaacttctctgagccttagattTTGTGCTGCTTCTCTGTTTCAGCAACACTGTTTTCCATCCTGGCGCTTACCCCAGCTCTGCTAGACACGTGTGCCTCAGACAGGTTTCCCACAGGACTTCAGGGATGTGCATCAGCTGGGTTTCTTTCCCCAGTGCAACAACTTGGCCCAGGCTCCAAAAAGGAACGAGGGCTCCCTTGCTGTATGCACTCACTCTTTATTGCTGTTGCGCCAGGTTTCTGCCTGGCCCGAGGAAGGGAGGTCCTGACGATCTCCCCATTCTCTGCCACCAGTGAGCGAGGCCCAGTAGAGCTCCGAGGCTCGCGCTTGTCCCAAGGAGCAGTCAAGGGCATGGAATCCCCGTGGAGGGTGTGGGGCGCAGGTTGGGTGGCGTACATGGCTGTGTGTGCAGCCCTAGCCTTTCGAGTCACTGGCCATAGGCTCCTGGCAGAACTCGTCCATGAACTCAAGGAAGCGGCCAAACTTAGGGTGGCCCTCACTCAGTGCAGGGTGGACCTGGGGCGGCTCTGTGGCTCTGAACACTGTCCGTAGCGAGCAATGCACCAGCCGTCGGTAGCGTGCACGAAACTCCTTCAGCAGCTTCTTGGCCTCCAGGTACTGCTTCTGGTTCACCAGCCGCTGCTCCTTCCGCTGGCACAGGACAGCTCCTGCAGGAAGAGAAGCCAGGAGGGCCACCAAGGTCGCCCTGGGTCCACCTGACCCAAAGCAGCAGGGATTGGGTCCAGAGCCCCACAGAAAGTGGGATAGGGTAGGAAGAGGATGTTAAGGACCTGAAAATGGTCTCTCTGGCTTGGACATTAGAAAGCCAGTAGTATGCCCTTCTGATTCTCTCTCAAGCTGTAGTTCTAGACGGTAAtatgctgtgtgactttaggcaactCTCTGCCTTACTCAGGCCGCAGTTTTCTCCAACTGCACACAGGAAGGTCTGGGGCAGATACTCTCTAAGGGTCCTTCCTGCTCTGACACAAGTCCTTTGTCATACTAGCGGATGAGTAAACTTCTAGATCTAGGATTCTTGTAGCTGAGGACTGGTGGCCGTACCTAGTGGCGCCTCTGTAATGTTCCGAGGGTCCCGCATGCGAATGAGGACATCATCTAGCAGCTGAGCTCGAGTCTTCCGTGGGGGTGGAATAGGGATCCTCTGGGTCTGCCAGAAGGTAAGAGAGCAGAGTGTTATCCCAGTCTTATGCTCAGACTTCCATGGTCTCACCTCCTCACACAGTCACAGTGACATGCAGGGGAGAACCTGGGGGCACTGGGGAAAAGCATAGCTCTTTGAAGGTCCCAAAGTTACAGCAACAGCCACCCCTCTGTACCTGTGAGGATCCTGAGGCACCATTCACACACTCAGGTGGAGGTTTACCCGTTTCTCCTTGGGAACATAGTGTTTCTGAAGAGTGTCCAGCCTGGGCTTGCAGGAGTGGTGCAGGAGCGGGTGTTTCAGCATGTGCTGCAGGGCCTGTGCATTCTTCTGGATTCCTAGGGCAAAAAGACAAGGCTGAGTTGAGACATATCCCCCTCCTCCTGGATGCCTCTGCTAATTCTTCATTCCCCATCTCATAGCAGCTCTGAGTAAAAGGATGAGAAGCCccaagaaaaaaaacagtattcCCATATTCTGCCCTCATCTGTTCAGTGCcatcattcattcagtgaatacttgttccctttgtgcacagATCCTAATGGAAAAATAGCACAGGAGTAGGGGAGGGGACTAACCCCCAGGTAACCCATTAACCTCGAGGGTTTACACTGCCAGGACTGACACCCAAGAGAGCACAGCTGGGCACAGTACAAACACTGTTGACACATCAGTCTGAAATAAGAGGTCAGAGAAGGTGCTGCCTCCTTTGTCTCAAACCAAATAGGGAGGATTTTGGTTGTTCAGTCTGGGGCCTAACTGGGCCGGGGAGGAGCTTTAGAATCTGACTACACTGGGTGTTTGTTCATCAGACCCTTCCAGAAGAGACTTTTCCCACAAAAGCAGCTGGACCCAAACTGGCTGGAATCTCTCAACTGCTGTGGCTCCCCAACAGGCCAGGGGCCCTGACGTGTAGGGTTCCAAACAAACCAGGATACCCTCAGGGACCCTTTGACAGATATTCTGTCAGAGGATACCACCTGGCTTGGAAAAGAGGCTTGGCTCCAGCTTTGGCTTTGCCCTGACTTTCTCTGAGCCACGGAGGGCCTGTCACTCTGGAACCATTCTCCTCACATACCTTTTGGCTCAGGGAAGGCCGGATCAGGTTTGGCTGTCAGCAGCTCCTCATAGCCATGGTActtgctggggagggaggcagatggGAGCTTCTTCTGAGTCCTCTTCACAACTCTGGGTACTGTGGGTGGTCTTTGGCCTTTCTCCTTTACTTCTGAGTCATCCTTCtggaagatggaggaagacaGCCCACTCACCTGTgtacaggaagaaaaagaaaattcattccaTTAACACTTCTGAGTTCTGTGTGGGTCCCCATGCTGCATCCTTTTAAGGGCAAGAACCAAGACTGGAGTGAGAGGAAGCAGACATGAAAATAGATGATGACCATACACCTTGATAAATGCTGCAACAGAAGGGAGCACAAGGGTTCTGGGTGAGCCCACAGAAAGCCCTCACCAGCCTGGGGGACCAGAAAGTTTATTGGAGGGATTGATGCCTTAGCCTGAGCTAAGTCTTGAAGACCCAGGAGAGCCATTCCCAGGCAGGAGTTTGGCAGGGGCGGGGGGCTGCAAGTGATGAGAAAGGAGGACGAGGACTGCTGCTGGGAGGGAACAGCATAAGCAAAGATGCATAGGTCAGATGCAGCAAAGTGCATTTGGGGGAAATAAAAATTGGTGTGGTTGGAGGGTACTGTGAAGAAACAGGCAGCTGGAGCGATAAACAGGGCCCAGGTCAGTAAGGACATTTTAATGCCAGGCTGAgggtgtttgttttggttttgttggtaTTTTATCTTTGCTGTACTGGCAAGCTATTGAGGAGTTCCAAAGGGATGAGTGAATACTGTCTGAATTCACTTTTTTAGCCTTACCCTGATGGTACTATAAGAAACAtctttgtggggagggtatagctcaagtggtagagtgcatacttagcatgcacgaagtactcggttcaattcccagtacctcctccaaacataaataaataaacctatttatttatccaccccccaaaataaataaaaattaaaaaggataaaaaataagaaacatctTTATGAAACTGATAGGGATGTAGTTATACCCTTTATTTAGATTTATAGCtactaaagaaatagaaaatctggatAGACCTATAACAAGCAAAGAGActgaattagtaatttaaaaccttcccacaaagaaaagtcaggaccaaatggcttcagcagtgaattctaccaaacatttaaagaagaactaTGAATCCTtcataaactcttccaaaaataagCGGAAGGGGGAACACGCCCAGCTTATTCTCTGAAGTCAGGATTACCCTGAACCCAAACTAGggaaagacatcacaagaaaggaaaactacagaccaacatCCCTATgaatataaacacaaaaatacccccaaatactagcaaactgaatcagCAACAGATGAAAAGCCATGACCAAGCGGAATTTATCCCAGGTGTAAAAGATTGGTTTAATATCTggaaatcaattaatgtaatacatcatatcaacaGATAAAGGGAAAAACACAAAACCTCAATAGACACAGGAAAAACATTTAGCAAAATTTAACACTCCTGCTCTGTCTCCAGATCCCTTTCCAGTGTCTTCAAGGTTTCTGGACTCTGcgtggaataaagatagtctctttgaTAAGTGGTCCTGGGAAAAGTGGacgtgtaaaagaatgaaatcagaacactctttgacaccatatacaaaaataaaataaaaatggattaaagacctaaatggaagaccagatactacaaaactcctagaggaaaacataggcagaacactgacataaattgcagcagttttttttttttttggatctgtctccttaagcaaaggaaacaaaagcaaaaataaattcatgGGCTCTAATTAAAACTTGAAAGCTTTTGtacacaaaggaaaccatcaacaaaatgaaaagacaacctactgaatgggagaagatatttgcaaataaggggttaatatacaacatattaaatagctcatacaattcaacgtcaaaaaaacaaacaacctgattaaaaagtaggcagaagaactgaacatttttccaaagaggacatgcagaaggccgatagacacatgaaaagatgctcaatatcacaaatcatcagggacatgcaaatcaaatccacaatGACATATCACATCACACTattcagaatggctatcatcagaaagaacacaaataacaaatgttggcgaaaAGGGTACCCTTGTACAtcgttggtgagaatgtaaattggtgcagcgactgtggaaaacagtatggaggtttctcaaaaaactacaaacagaattaccataacaattatgtaaattaaataaataaaataaattacacaaatataaatagattaaataaataaataaatataaaaagaacaggACCTAACAATTCCTTTCCTGGAAAAAAAGacaccaattcaaaaagatacatgcacctcaattcacagcagcattagttACAactgccaaggtatggaagcaatctaagtgtccatcaatagatgaatggatagagatgtggtatatattcacaatggaatactacccagccataaaaaagaatgaaaatttgccatttgcagtaaaatggatggacctggagaacattatgctaaatgaaataagtcagacagagaaagacaaatactgtatgatattacttatacgtggaatctaaaaaataccaGTAActagtaaacaaaacaaaacagaagcagactcacagatatagagaacaaactagtggtaaccagtggggagagagatggggggagAAACAAtataggggtggggaggggaaagggttTTTATGGGACTacatgaaatcatgtgtgtgacacttttgaaaattgtaaaacacTATAGAATTCAAAGAATCTTTTACTCAATAAAAAgtcaactaaaaaagaaaaaaaatctaacactCCTTCATGATAAAAAAACACTCCagaaactaggaatagaaagaaatttcCTCGACCTGATAAAGGACAGTTATGGAAAACCCACAACATCAtaattaatggtgaaagactgcaCGTTTTTCCACTAAGATCAGGAGGAATAAGACAACATTTTATTGGAGGTTATAGCCTGGGCAATTAggcaagggggaagaaaaaaacctatttttttttttcatggtgacTCCTAATTGACTGTTGCTTTG is a genomic window of Camelus bactrianus isolate YW-2024 breed Bactrian camel chromosome 10, ASM4877302v1, whole genome shotgun sequence containing:
- the XRRA1 gene encoding X-ray radiation resistance-associated protein 1 isoform X11, encoding MDSPPCRPVWLSQSKVVFSSYPGFSTSEIAKEDAILPVALFPSLCELIFHNNPLVAHTRGVPPLLKSFLQERLGIRLVRRKIVKAKHRILMPQKDSRKVKAQVPKVPKKPLIVHHPPVITIKSSSKEMLQSEAALTEELPTTKTISVAREMPMEGLEGLSLSHRTFVPLPPIRSDSAVYSEETSHLGDPAGRHSPDDEDTKSTESIFLTQVSGLSSSIFQKDDSEVKEKGQRPPTVPRVVKRTQKKLPSASLPSKYHGYEELLTAKPDPAFPEPKGIQKNAQALQHMLKHPLLHHSCKPRLDTLQKHYVPKEKRTQRIPIPPPRKTRAQLLDDVLIRMRDPRNITEAPLGAVLCQRKEQRLVNQKQYLEAKKLLKEFRARYRRLVHCSLRTVFRATEPPQVHPALSEGHPKFGRFLEFMDEFCQEPMASDSKG
- the XRRA1 gene encoding X-ray radiation resistance-associated protein 1 isoform X10 — its product is MCTSSHIRDSSCEVTEGKEPDAGPALPRAEIAKEDAILPVALFPSLCELIFHNNPLVAHTRGVPPLLKSFLQERLGIRLVRRKIVKAKHRILMPQKDSRKVKAQVPKVPKKPLIVHHPPVITIKSSSKEMLQSEAALTEELPTTKTISVAREMPMEGLEGLSLSHRTFVPLPPIRSDSAVYSEETSHLGDPAGRHSPDDEDTKSTESIFLTQVSGLSSSIFQKDDSEVKEKGQRPPTVPRVVKRTQKKLPSASLPSKYHGYEELLTAKPDPAFPEPKGIQKNAQALQHMLKHPLLHHSCKPRLDTLQKHYVPKEKRTQRIPIPPPRKTRAQLLDDVLIRMRDPRNITEAPLGAVLCQRKEQRLVNQKQYLEAKKLLKEFRARYRRLVHCSLRTVFRATEPPQVHPALSEGHPKFGRFLEFMDEFCQEPMASDSKG
- the XRRA1 gene encoding X-ray radiation resistance-associated protein 1 isoform X12; protein product: MLTGQIAKEDAILPVALFPSLCELIFHNNPLVAHTRGVPPLLKSFLQERLGIRLVRRKIVKAKHRILMPQKDSRKVKAQVPKVPKKPLIVHHPPVITIKSSSKEMLQSEAALTEELPTTKTISVAREMPMEGLEGLSLSHRTFVPLPPIRSDSAVYSEETSHLGDPAGRHSPDDEDTKSTESIFLTQVSGLSSSIFQKDDSEVKEKGQRPPTVPRVVKRTQKKLPSASLPSKYHGYEELLTAKPDPAFPEPKGIQKNAQALQHMLKHPLLHHSCKPRLDTLQKHYVPKEKRTQRIPIPPPRKTRAQLLDDVLIRMRDPRNITEAPLGAVLCQRKEQRLVNQKQYLEAKKLLKEFRARYRRLVHCSLRTVFRATEPPQVHPALSEGHPKFGRFLEFMDEFCQEPMASDSKG